The DNA sequence ATGGCTACACAGATTAAGAACGCGTCGGAGAATGTCGGGGTGGAGGTGACTGAAATCGAGACAGAGGAGGAGCCTTCGAGGAAGAGGCGAAGAAGACACTGAACGGGTTGCTGCATGTGAGATCTTACGGGCGTTACCATTCCATTTGTGTCGCAGCGTATAATTAGAACAGTGAACATTCAATGTTGGTGGGGTAATGCGTGCACGTGGTCCAACGAATCAGGCAACTTCAAGGTTGTTAGCAACTAACTAGGAAAGCGACCGGATATGATGTAATGGCGATTCCAATTTCACAATTAACAGAAGGCGTTAAACTTTTCTCGAGGCTGTGCTACGGAATTGGTTGTAGCAGGCAAAGTGCACTTTTCGAAGATACCTTGTGGGGGTGCACTAGTCATGATATGCACTAGCGGAATTGCACTTTGGCCCAGGACCCTGCTTACTTTTGCACACAGCATCCCATATGCCTGCCTGTTCTTGCGACAGCCATTCGGAGGAGAGGATCAAAACTTACAATGTTTCCTTCATCAGCCTTCTGCTTCAATACAGTACCAGCGAGCTCTTTCGACAGTGTTGACCAGTCATTGTTGTCGCCTGATTTCTCTCTGACGCGCCAATTCGCCTATACTGTGATGTATACTGTCGAATTATCCTTCTCGCGACCGGGAATACCTTGAGACCCCCCTACATCACTCAAGATGACGAAAGACTGGGACCTGGTACAAGATGAGATCAAAGATCTCTCCTTCAATCAAAAAAGGCCATTGGAAGAGGTGATGAGGTTGATGGAAAGCAAATACAGATTTCAAGCTTCGTAAGTATAGTCTTGGACTAGGCAATTTTGAGTGCTAACATCTCACCCAGTATCCGAGCGTATCGCATGAAACTCAAAGAATGGGGCCTTATGAGGCACAGGCCACGAAAAACTCACCGCAAAGTAAAGCATTCGGGCAGACACAGGTCAAAACAAAGCGATCATGGCGATGGAGAATCAAGTGATACGGTAGAATCCATGTCTGTTGAACCGCAAGCTGGAGAAGGTCATGAAAAAACTGGTGACTGGCAGGCTATCGTCAATCTGGTTGACGATACCACTGGCACACTTGCGGAGCCAATCCATATGGGATTGTTAGGCCAAACACAAAAGTAAGAGTTTCCCCATATCTTCAGCTACGGTTCTGAGCGCTAACTCAATGCGCCATAGCCTTCGGTCATCCATCGAGACGGAGCTCCAAAAACCCATGCAAGCGTCAGATATATCCCTCGATATGATCGGTGCGATACTGGAAAACAATGTACAGGATCTTGAGAAACTTGTGGTTGCCAACGCCGATCGAGTTAATGATCCTATCGGTCTTCCGTTCGATCAGCCTGGTAGCCGCTTCTTCACTCATCCAGCGCTGAGCAAGATGACTATTCGGCAGCACCCAGGCCAAACCTTGTTCGATGTCGCCTGTGGTATGCCTAGCGGTCCAGTTATCTGGATGCTGATTGCATACGGTGCAAAAGGTACCAGAAATCCATTTGGGACAGACTCAGCTCTCTACAACGCCATCAAGAACGGGAGAACGAAGACTGTCCAAGCGTTGCTCCAGTCAGGTCGCTCAGATGTCAACGGACTACCTGGCACGGTCTCGCAACCGCTTTACGAGGCTGTCTTTTGGAACGTACCCGAAATCGTACGCATCCTTATTAGTCGAGGCGCCAGATTAGAAAATTCTAGTCATTCGGTTGGCGGTCCTAGTCTCCAAAATGCGTTGCAGTTGTGCTTGTTGAACCGCGCTAGGTTCTATGCAGATACTTCATATCGGGAAAAGTGTCATGCAATTCTACGTCAGCTGATTGACGTTGGAGCGGACGTTCATTCCGCCCCTCCGGACCCTGCGATGCGATCAAACTTCCACATGTTCACCGAACCGTGGCAGGACCGTCCCTATTGGGCTTTAGAATTTTCAGAAACCGAAACTGCATGCTTCCGTCTGTTTGCGAGTAAGGGAGTGGACCTCGAAACAACATTCAAAGGATGTCCCTGTGGATCTGCCGACCAGAATACCTTTCAACACCAGGCGCTGTGGCATTCAACTCCAAGTTTTGCACAGTCACTCGTCGACAGTTTCGTTTGCACGCCTCTAAATGATGGTATGGGCCTCCTCTCTGAAGTCCTTGGCTCGTGCCCAAACGCGAAACGACATCCTGCCTACACGCAGCGCGACATTCAGGTGCTTCTTGGCAAAGGTGTGAGTCCGAACGGTACAGGGCGAGATAATTCCAGCCCGCTCCAGGTTTGCCTCTCGACATCTCCTGCTACTGATGTTGTTTCTCGTCTGCAAGTGCTTCTTGCTCATGGCGCAGATCCAGAAGCCAGAGACAAAAATATGGTTCAGGCTTATGTTCTTGCATCTGAAATCTTTCAAGAGCCACTGCGCTCAGAAGTAATATCAGTATTAGTCGCAAACATGTCCGGAAAATATGTCAATCAAATTGACGACGTGTCGTACTCGTGGTCCAAGGATCACTTTCCAATACCAAAAACTCCGACGTACGAACAGGTCATCGCGTGCACAGACGGAAAGAGTAGTTTTGCACAAGACATGTATTACATGGTACCTGAGCGAGCACAGGGAGAGTTCCGGACGGCATACTTCACAGTCATCAGTGGCTATTTCCTCGAATCTGTGGACCAACCAGCAAAGGCAGACTTTCCGCCTACGAAAGAAGAGCACCAAACAGCAAGGATTTTATCTTTGCGTGAATTCGGTCTACCCAAAGTCAAGTTTCAACAGGATCTCATGGATACCATTCTCAAGGCATCTTCACTCCCAGATATACCTGGCCTAGATGACGTTGCTTTGCTGCGTAGCCCGATGAACTCCAACACGACTCACACAACTGAAAGTTCCTCATTCTCGAGCGATACAACTATGACGACTATTACGCCCGCTGAAGCTCTTCTATCTTTCCAGTTTAGCATGAACGATCCGACGAGTTTTCAACAATGGGATGACGACTTTTTCATCGCAGAAACACTGTTAGATTTGTCATGGGACAAGCCTTAGTCGCTGAACTCACCACCTGGCCTTATGAATCCAGCAAAATCTCTAGCCGTGCCAATAGGAGAGGATTTTCACCGGTATTATGTGTGAGGTCTGGAACGCAGAAGAGATACGGAGTGAAGAATTCGTGCAACGCAAACAACGCCGCGAGGATGTCAAGACTATCCCCGCACGAACAACACACAACACCAAAACGGAAGCACATCTGCATGAATACCGATGAATTGATGGAGCTATCTGCCGCGAACTGCATACCCCAGCCAAACTCCAGACTTTCACTTACAACCCACTGACTCCCAACGCCAATGCTGTCAACAAACTGTTCAACAACGCAATAACGCTTACAAGAACCACGTCAAGGACCAGCTGCACCGCCAAGATGAGTAGACTCAATGCGCTCGTCAGCGGGTTCAGGAACACGAGTAGTCCAGCAAGTCCCAAGATCGCCACTGCAGCTGTAACCGTGGCAAAGATCTCGACGATAATGAGAGCGAGCAGAGCACTGACGGCGATGAGCTGGCGTTTTTCTTTGTGCTGAGCGACTCCAAGGACGTCAGAGTCAGAGCGGGAGGAGAGGGTGGGCTGCGTGGCGTTTGCGGGAGCGAGCTCCTTGATCGAGGCCGTGGTTGATGTGATGGCTGCTGTGATCTTGCTGATTTGCGCTCCCACTTCCGGGATCGCCGCGGTCTTTTCGAGGATGGAGGATGAAGGGGAGAGAGGGGCAAGGGTTGCGTCTGAAGGACTTTATTAGTAACACGATTGGAACGGACCAAGGTGTAGTAGAAGAGATGGGAATCATACTGATAGCTCCGGTGTAAATTTGAACAGTGGCATACAGGTCCGTCAAAAGTGTTTGGACAGACGTCTCAGCACTCTGCCGCTTCTCCTGCGCAACGGGCATGGCGAGCGAAGCGCCGCTGAGGGCAAAGACAAAAAGGTTTGAAAGGCGCATTTTGTAGAATAGATTCAATTGGAGATTGGAAAAGTAGTAATGATAGACCAGATGTAGTAGTAATAGTAGCAACAGCCAAGAACCAAACAACCCCAAAAGtcttatatacacctccTACCTCCCTTTCCTTGTAGAAACCAAAACCTAAATCACAATTCCCACCGCcgtcatcatcgtcatcgcTCATTTCCTATAGCCCCCTAGCTAGCCCAGCCGGCCTGAGAAGCTTGGAAGAGGGAGGCGAAAGACCCGGGTCAACGGCATTGAGGTTCCTGTAAGCGAGATGGGCGAGATCTATTGATATCGCGTGATCCCTGCTGTATATCAGACACGCTGGCTCCACTATTCTTGCGGCTGTTTTGATTTAGAAGTTGATGTTTTATTTTACGAGAGGGGTTTGAGCTCTGTGTAGAGAGACAGATGATGGCATTGTGTTTGTTTTTATGTCGTTGTGGATGTAGGTAAATTATGATAAGTAAGACAATTCTTGCCTACCTTTGCTTAGGAGTTCATAACTACGAGAAGACTGATGGTTTATAAAGCTAGTAAAAACTACACCTACTACCAAACCGTGGAATACAATCCTCCCGCGGAACCACACCCCTACCCCTCGCTACCTACTTCTCTAGTGCTAGCCTTGCCTCGCCTCCGTATTTACCGTATTTCCCTTTTCTTCTCGCAGTCTAGATCCTCCAACCCTACAGCCCTACGTCACCTCTAAACCCAGAACTCCCCTTCTCAGCTTCGTCATTGGCTGTGAACACCTCTTATTGCCGTGGTACACAAAACAGGTACCCGCCCTGTCCGTGCCCTGCATGCACGCACACGCACGACGCATCCTTTTTTTTCGCGAAGTAACGAGGGGTGGGTTACACGAAGGAGGGGACGGGATGACGTCTATGGACGAAATGGAAAACATGAAAACAGTTGTCTGTGCTTCAATCGTATTTTGCGATTTTCTATGTTCTCTGTATGACATTTTCTTTGAGCTTTTCACCCCAACAAGGAATTACATGCAGACATCATCGCCATTAACATCACACAATCCCAACAACGACGACGGTTATAGTACACATCTTCTCTTCGATCAAGTGCGTACCGCTGGCGGCTTAATACAGCCCAACGAAGCTCTAGCAACCTACCTACTTATCCTGTCCTATCCCATCCGGCGCCTAGCGATGCTGTAGTTGTTGTTTGCGGAAGAAGAATaaggagaagaaaagaaCGCCCAACCACCCAACCTATGAGCCAACCAAATGTCATTGTGgttcatcgtcatcatcatcatgTACAAGCCAAACCCCTGCCCCCCATTTCCCATCATCATCGAATGAAAGAAGCCATGGTAACCGTCTAGTCTATCCGTTTTGTTTCCGTGATGGTAGTCGTCGACAATGTAAGACTAGCGCAACGCCGCGCCAACAAACCACATAGCATGCCATCCTGTCAATGAACGGGTGTATGAATGGATGTGTACTCACTCCTCCACGAGCCTGATTTCTGCAACGTCGTCTTCTTGTTGTGTAACGGGAGTGCCCATACCACCGCTCCACGGTCCCTTTCCAGGACCCTCGTCGTCGCCAAAGTCCTCCATCAATCTATCACGGAGTTCCATGCTATCACCGACGGATCCCTGGGCACCCGTGTCTGATGCAATGCCATCATCATCCGAGTCTGCGGTATTCCTGGCGTTGCCATCGTTTAGGGAGTTGAAACTCCAGAGAGGCTGGTCGTTGATGCTGCTGATGCCCTCCCACGGAGTCGTGCCGTACGACTCTTCGGCAAAGCCCTCGTCGACATCCTCATACGACGGTAGTTCCTCGTCACTCAGGCTCGCGGCTCCTGCTCCGTTCTTTGGAAGGTTCTCGGCTGCTGAGCGCTGATAGCCACCCCCGCGCAGGGCTCCGACTCCCGCTCCTAGAGCGCCAGCGGTCGACGACCCATTGCGGGACGAGCCGTCGAGGCGCGAGCCGTTTCCCGCCGGCGAGCGAGAACGCGGTTGTTGGTCGTCTGCATCCGTGTTATCTTCATCAGAGTCTGGATTGCTCATGTCGGTTGTGACGATCTGTTGAAGCGATGGTGGGCCTAAAGGGACAGGCGAGCGTCGGCGGTAGAAGAGTAGGTAGGCAGCTCTAGAAACGGGCTTGCGGCTGTCACATCGAGAGACGATAGAATCTACCCAAGTCAACAAACGTACTCTATGTCTTGGGCTGTTTTACTCACCGTTGTATTCGTACCACTGCTTATCGAAGAAATTTTGAGCGTAAGCCGTGTAGTGTCCACCTCCAAGTCCACCATAGTGGTTGTCGACAGCGAACAGATCATAGGTAAGGTCTTTATCTTCGGGAAATCCGACTTTACCTGACAGGTCTAGTCCCTCGACTGGGAAGTCTACCAATTCTTCTATCTTGTCTCGGAACGTTCGGTGACCACTGAAGCGCTTGAGGTGTATGATCAGTATGTCCGGCACTGTCCAGATTTCTAGTGTCTTTGTCGCCCTGCGCAATTCCTTACAACGACTGCAATACCATGCGTTGTCCTCGGAAAGCACTTCGCTCTTTGAAGATTCGACAAAACACGCGTCGAGATTAATGCCGTTCTTCCTACGAGCAGCACGGttcgccttcttctcctGGATTTCCGGGTCATCAAGCACTTCAATGAGCTTCATGACGTCCATACCCCTGGCGTCTTCATCTGAACTAGCTCCAAACAAAGCATCCATGGATTCCGCATTCCAGTCGAGAACGAGTGCCTCGCCCATACGGATCAACCTCTCGTCACTGTCGTTTTCTGGGTCCTCTGGGTAATTCGGCTCATCTACTACCTTGCCCCCCTTTCGATGCTTGAAATTCTTGTTGTTTTTGTGCTTGCGTTCCATTTTACGTTCGTGTTTCCGCGCCTTTTtactcttcttcttgttctgGCGACCAGATCGAGCAAAGTCCGACGCGCTCGGCTCGGTTGATTGCATCTCCTCGTCGCTGCTGACATTTGCTGCATCAATCGCAGCATTGGCATCAACAACAGTCGATTGAGATgtatcctcatcctcgtcaCTGGATGCGGTCGAACTTCCATTTGTGGATGACTGCACAGACTCTTCTCTTGAGGGCGGTATTCGTACACGCTTGTGGATTGGCTCCAGTGCGCGTGCGGCGTCGATGGTGCTCCAGCCAGTGGTGACAATCTCGGTACCCCTCCGAGAATGTTTCATTTCGAACAAGTGCCTGTCACATATCAGCCGTGAACGTTGAATTGAACTGGAGAAATTCTTGTGGGAGGTATATACGTACCGAAACT is a window from the Pyrenophora tritici-repentis strain M4 chromosome 7, whole genome shotgun sequence genome containing:
- a CDS encoding Clr5 multi-domain protein, with the translated sequence MTKDWDLVQDEIKDLSFNQKRPLEEVMRLMESKYRFQASIRAYRMKLKEWGLMRHRPRKTHRKVKHSGRHRSKQSDHGDGESSDTVESMSVEPQAGEGHEKTGDWQAIVNLVDDTTGTLAEPIHMGLLGQTQNLRSSIETELQKPMQASDISLDMIGAILENNVQDLEKLVVANADRVNDPIGLPFDQPGSRFFTHPALSKMTIRQHPGQTLFDVACGMPSGPVIWMLIAYGAKGTRNPFGTDSALYNAIKNGRTKTVQALLQSGRSDVNGLPGTVSQPLYEAVFWNVPEIVRILISRGARLENSSHSVGGPSLQNALQLCLLNRARFYADTSYREKCHAILRQLIDVGADVHSAPPDPAMRSNFHMFTEPWQDRPYWALEFSETETACFRLFASKGVDLETTFKGCPCGSADQNTFQHQALWHSTPSFAQSLVDSFVCTPLNDGMGLLSEVLGSCPNAKRHPAYTQRDIQVLLGKGVSPNGTGRDNSSPLQVCLSTSPATDVVSRLQVLLAHGADPEARDKNMVQAYVLASEIFQEPLRSEVISVLVANMSGKYVNQIDDVSYSWSKDHFPIPKTPTYEQVIACTDGKSSFAQDMYYMVPERAQGEFRTAYFTVISGYFLESVDQPAKADFPPTKEEHQTARILSLREFGLPKVKFQQDLMDTILKASSLPDIPGLDDVALLRSPMNSNTTHTTESSSFSSDTTMTTITPAEALLSFQFSMNDPTSFQQWDDDFFIAETLLDLSWDKP
- a CDS encoding Tymo-45kd-70kd domain containing protein → MRLSNLFVFALSGASLAMPVAQEKRQSAETSVQTLLTDLYATVQIYTGAINATLAPLSPSSSILEKTAAIPEVGAQISKITAAITSTTASIKELAPANATQPTLSSRSDSDVLGVAQHKEKRQLIAVSALLALIIVEIFATVTAAVAILGLAGLLVFLNPLTSALSLLILAVQLVLDVVLVSVIALLNSLLTALALGVSGL